From a single Pseudalkalibacillus hwajinpoensis genomic region:
- the purQ gene encoding phosphoribosylformylglycinamidine synthase subunit PurQ, whose protein sequence is MKFAVIVFPGSNCDVDMYHAIKDELGEEAVYVRYDEQNLANYDAILLPGGFSYGDYLRGGAIARFAPIMPEVIKAAEAGKPVLGVCNGFQILLEAGLLPGAMKRNKNLKFMCRPVTLRVQNNETMFTSSYEKGDEITIPIAHGEGNYYCDDETLAQLKEEKRIAFTYADNPNGSVEDIAGILNAEGNVLGMMPHPERAVDELLGSADGLNLFKSILRNWRESHVTHA, encoded by the coding sequence GTGAAATTTGCGGTGATTGTGTTCCCGGGTTCTAACTGCGATGTGGATATGTATCATGCCATCAAAGATGAGCTTGGAGAAGAAGCGGTTTATGTCCGGTACGATGAGCAGAATCTAGCAAACTATGATGCGATTCTTCTGCCAGGTGGATTTTCTTATGGTGATTATCTTCGCGGTGGTGCAATTGCACGTTTCGCACCAATTATGCCGGAAGTGATAAAAGCGGCTGAAGCCGGGAAGCCAGTGCTAGGCGTTTGTAACGGATTTCAGATTCTATTAGAAGCAGGTCTCCTGCCAGGTGCTATGAAACGCAACAAAAACCTGAAGTTTATGTGCCGTCCTGTTACGTTACGAGTTCAGAACAATGAAACAATGTTTACGTCATCCTATGAAAAAGGGGACGAGATCACGATCCCGATTGCTCATGGTGAAGGCAACTACTATTGTGATGATGAAACGCTGGCACAGCTTAAAGAAGAAAAGCGCATCGCGTTTACCTATGCGGATAATCCGAATGGATCGGTTGAAGATATTGCTGGGATTTTAAACGCAGAAGGAAATGTTCTTGGCATGATGCCACACCCTGAACGAGCGGTAGATGAACTATTAGGAAGTGCGGATGGATTAAACCTATTTAAATCGATATTACGCAACTGGAGGGAATCCCATGTCACACATGCATGA
- the purF gene encoding amidophosphoribosyltransferase encodes MFGEIKGLNEECGVFGIWGHPDAASLTYYGLHSLQHRGQEGAGIVSTDGERLYNHKGLGLVNDVFGPGDLGTLEGNGAIGHVRYSTAGGGGYENVQPLVFRSQTGGLALAHNGNLVNANALKHQLEGQGSIFQTTSDTEVLAHLIKRSGYLSQREKVKNALTMVKGAYAFIMMTENEMMVALDPHGLRPLSLGLLEGAYVVASETCAFDLIGAEYIRDVQPGELLIISENGLESERFSSSVSRAICSMEYIYFSRPDSNIENINVHTARKQLGKQLAKEAPIEADIVTGVPDSSISAAIGYAEESGIPYEMGLIKNRYVGRTFIQPSQELRERGVKMKLSPVRGVVEGKRVVIVDDSIVRGTTSRRIVTMLREAGAKEVHVRISSPPIISPCYYGIDTSNSGELIAAKMGVDEMCEEIGADSLIFLSTDGMTTAIGREDNDSSCGQCLGCFTGNYPTEIYPDTVHPYEKV; translated from the coding sequence ATGTTTGGTGAAATCAAAGGCTTAAACGAAGAATGCGGTGTATTCGGTATCTGGGGTCACCCTGATGCCGCTTCACTTACGTATTACGGACTTCACAGCTTGCAGCATCGTGGTCAGGAGGGGGCAGGCATTGTCTCGACTGATGGTGAACGTCTCTACAATCATAAGGGGCTTGGGCTTGTAAATGACGTATTTGGACCAGGAGATCTTGGTACACTTGAAGGCAATGGCGCGATTGGTCACGTGAGGTACTCGACGGCTGGTGGCGGTGGATATGAAAATGTCCAACCGCTCGTTTTCCGGTCACAGACCGGGGGCCTTGCGCTTGCGCATAACGGTAACCTTGTCAACGCTAATGCTCTAAAGCATCAGCTCGAAGGACAGGGTAGCATTTTTCAAACGACTTCTGACACAGAAGTGCTTGCTCACCTCATCAAACGAAGCGGTTATTTGAGTCAGCGTGAAAAGGTGAAGAACGCCCTTACAATGGTTAAAGGCGCGTATGCTTTTATCATGATGACAGAGAATGAGATGATGGTAGCTCTTGATCCACATGGTTTAAGACCTTTGTCACTCGGTCTTCTTGAAGGCGCCTATGTTGTTGCATCTGAAACGTGTGCATTTGATTTGATTGGCGCTGAGTACATTCGTGATGTTCAACCTGGAGAGCTTCTCATCATTAGCGAGAACGGTCTTGAATCAGAACGCTTCTCTTCATCCGTTTCTCGAGCGATTTGCTCAATGGAGTATATCTATTTCTCTAGACCTGATAGCAACATCGAGAATATAAACGTTCATACCGCACGTAAACAGCTCGGAAAGCAGCTTGCGAAAGAAGCCCCAATCGAGGCGGATATCGTCACGGGTGTACCTGATTCAAGTATTTCAGCAGCGATCGGATACGCGGAAGAATCAGGTATTCCTTATGAAATGGGTCTGATTAAGAATCGTTATGTTGGCAGAACGTTTATACAGCCTTCACAGGAGCTCAGGGAACGTGGTGTGAAAATGAAGCTTTCTCCTGTTCGTGGTGTTGTTGAAGGGAAACGAGTTGTCATTGTAGATGACTCGATTGTACGAGGAACAACAAGCAGACGAATTGTAACAATGCTTCGGGAAGCAGGGGCTAAAGAGGTTCACGTTCGCATCAGTTCTCCACCGATCATTAGTCCGTGCTATTACGGTATCGATACATCGAATTCTGGTGAATTGATAGCAGCAAAGATGGGCGTAGATGAAATGTGTGAAGAAATCGGTGCAGATTCGCTCATATTTCTCTCCACAGATGGTATGACTACAGCGATCGGAAGAGAAGACAACGATTCATCATGTGGCCAGTGTCTGGGCTGTTTTACAGGGAATTATCCGACTGAAATTTATCCCGATACCGTTCATCCTTACGAAAAAGTCTAA
- the purS gene encoding phosphoribosylformylglycinamidine synthase subunit PurS, with protein MYKVKVYVTLKESVLDPQGSAVKNSLHSLSYNEVEDVRIGKYLELTVKDTENLDQRIKEICEKLLANTVIEDYTYEIEEGVAQ; from the coding sequence ATGTACAAAGTAAAAGTCTATGTAACGTTAAAAGAAAGTGTCCTAGATCCACAGGGAAGTGCAGTTAAGAATTCGCTCCACAGCCTTTCTTACAATGAAGTTGAAGATGTACGAATTGGAAAATACTTGGAACTAACAGTGAAGGATACGGAAAACCTTGATCAGCGCATTAAAGAGATTTGCGAGAAGCTTCTTGCGAATACAGTTATTGAAGATTACACCTATGAAATCGAGGAGGGAGTCGCACAGTGA
- the purN gene encoding phosphoribosylglycinamide formyltransferase: MRKIAVFASGSGSNFEAIAAAIENGQLEAEVALVVCDRPGAKVEKRAERYGIPVLSFNPKSYESKADFETFLLQQLNEAGIEWIFLAGYMRLIGPTLLQGFEGRIVNIHPSLLPAFPGKDAIGQAFEAGVKITGVTVHFVDEGMDTGQIIDQDSVRIYEGDTKEDLGRKIQAVEHLLYPAVIRSLLQEKIKR, encoded by the coding sequence GTGAGGAAGATAGCCGTATTCGCATCTGGAAGCGGCTCGAACTTTGAAGCGATTGCCGCAGCTATTGAAAATGGACAACTTGAAGCGGAAGTTGCGCTTGTTGTCTGTGATCGTCCCGGGGCAAAAGTAGAAAAGAGGGCAGAGCGTTATGGCATACCTGTCCTTTCTTTTAACCCAAAATCATATGAGTCCAAAGCAGACTTTGAAACATTTCTTCTTCAGCAGTTGAATGAGGCGGGTATTGAGTGGATTTTTCTTGCCGGCTACATGAGATTAATTGGTCCAACTCTTCTTCAAGGATTCGAGGGAAGAATCGTCAATATCCATCCGTCACTTCTTCCTGCTTTTCCCGGTAAAGACGCGATCGGACAGGCGTTTGAAGCGGGTGTGAAAATAACTGGAGTGACCGTTCATTTCGTGGATGAGGGAATGGATACCGGACAAATCATCGATCAGGATAGCGTTCGGATTTATGAGGGTGACACGAAAGAGGATCTAGGGCGAAAAATTCAGGCTGTTGAGCATCTCTTGTATCCAGCCGTCATTCGTTCCCTTCTCCAAGAAAAAATCAAAAGGTAG
- the purM gene encoding phosphoribosylformylglycinamidine cyclo-ligase, translated as MAQAYRQAGVNIEAGYEAVDRIKPHVKRTMRPGVMGGLGGFGGMFDLSELDYEKPVLVSGTDGVGTKLMLAIQMDQHNSIGVDCVAMCVNDVVAQGAEPLYFLDYIATGKLNPERIEEIVKGVSEGCAQAGCALIGGETAEMPDMYKENDYDLAGFTVGAVEKSKLITTENVKEGDVLVGLASNGIHSNGFSLVRKVLLKDHKMDLETTNEALGTTLGEALLAPTRIYVKPVLNVLKKQSVHGIAHITGGGFEENIPRMLPEGLAAQIDYGSWPIPAIFDLIEEKGNLARKEMFTTFNMGIGMVLAVAGDVAVDVIKQLEKDGERAYMIGRVVKGNGIEFGGGDLS; from the coding sequence ATGGCACAAGCATACAGGCAGGCAGGCGTTAATATAGAAGCAGGTTATGAAGCGGTCGATCGCATCAAGCCGCATGTGAAAAGAACCATGCGTCCGGGTGTGATGGGCGGACTTGGTGGTTTTGGTGGGATGTTCGATTTGTCAGAATTGGATTATGAGAAGCCAGTGCTCGTATCAGGAACAGACGGGGTTGGCACGAAGCTGATGCTTGCGATCCAAATGGATCAACATAATTCAATCGGGGTCGATTGCGTAGCAATGTGTGTGAATGACGTTGTTGCCCAGGGAGCAGAGCCCCTTTATTTTCTTGACTACATTGCAACAGGTAAACTGAATCCGGAGCGAATTGAAGAGATTGTTAAAGGTGTATCAGAAGGCTGTGCGCAAGCAGGGTGTGCGCTTATCGGCGGTGAGACGGCTGAAATGCCTGACATGTATAAAGAGAATGATTATGACCTTGCCGGATTTACAGTTGGTGCTGTTGAGAAGTCAAAGCTCATTACAACAGAGAATGTAAAGGAAGGCGACGTTCTTGTTGGCCTTGCTTCAAACGGTATACACAGCAATGGCTTTTCCCTTGTGCGAAAAGTATTGCTAAAGGATCATAAGATGGATCTGGAAACTACCAATGAAGCGCTTGGTACGACGCTCGGTGAAGCGTTGCTTGCACCGACACGTATTTATGTGAAACCTGTGCTGAACGTACTGAAAAAGCAATCTGTTCATGGCATTGCCCATATTACAGGCGGTGGTTTTGAAGAAAATATCCCCCGCATGCTTCCTGAAGGACTTGCAGCTCAGATTGATTATGGCTCATGGCCAATCCCAGCCATCTTTGATCTCATTGAAGAAAAAGGAAACCTAGCTCGTAAGGAAATGTTTACAACCTTTAACATGGGGATTGGGATGGTGTTAGCTGTTGCAGGAGATGTGGCTGTGGATGTGATCAAACAACTTGAAAAAGATGGCGAACGTGCTTATATGATTGGTCGTGTAGTCAAGGGAAACGGAATTGAGTTCGGTGGCGGTGACTTATCGTGA
- the purL gene encoding phosphoribosylformylglycinamidine synthase subunit PurL — MSHMHEPTPEMIKDQKLYSQMGLTDDEFSMVEEILGRTPNYTETGLFSVMWSEHCSYKNSKPVLKKFPISGERVLQGPGEGAGIVDIGDEQAVVFKIESHNHPSAIEPYQGAATGVGGIIRDVFSMGARPIALLNSLRFGELSNPKVKYLFEEVVAGIAGYGNCIGIPTVGGEVQFDASYDGNPLVNAMCVGLIDHKDIQKGIASGAGNTVMYVGASTGRDGIHGATFASEELTDASDEKRPAVQVGDPFMEKLLLEACLELVHCDALVGIQDMGAAGLTSSASEMASKAGMGLEMNLDEVPQREKGMTPYEMMLSESQERMLVVVKKGHEAEIKAISDRWGLLAKEVGVVTEEKRFRLLHKGEVVADVPVDALAEEAPVYHKPSRIPEYYIENQQLHKPIPEVEDAKEMLYTLLGQPTISSKEWVFDQYDYMVRTNTVVAPGSDAAVVRVRGTRKALAMTTDCNSRYLYLDPEVGGQIAVAEAARNIVCSGGEPLAITDCLNFGNPEKPEIFWQIEKATDGMSEACRMLNAPVIGGNVSLYNETNGVAVYPTPVVGMVGLVHDLDHVTTQAFKEEGNLIYMLGVTGEDFGGSELQKYLDGKISGQAPSLNLEVEKERQNQLLRAIQEGLVESAHDLAEGGLSVALAESLIGTEFGANVRIDGDVTTDLFSETQSRFLVSIKGEHQQAFEQRTGAKLIGEVSGTGVLTLMHEDGEHIFDAPVQELEAAWKGAIPCLVKSKA; from the coding sequence ATGTCACACATGCATGAACCAACACCTGAGATGATCAAAGACCAGAAGCTCTACAGTCAAATGGGCTTAACAGATGACGAGTTCAGTATGGTGGAAGAGATTCTTGGCCGTACACCAAATTATACGGAAACAGGCCTTTTCTCGGTAATGTGGTCGGAACACTGTAGCTACAAGAATTCAAAGCCTGTATTGAAAAAGTTCCCGATTTCAGGTGAGCGTGTTCTTCAGGGACCTGGTGAAGGAGCGGGAATCGTTGATATTGGTGATGAGCAGGCAGTTGTGTTTAAGATTGAAAGCCATAACCACCCTTCTGCTATTGAGCCTTATCAGGGTGCCGCAACAGGAGTTGGCGGCATTATCCGTGACGTGTTTTCAATGGGTGCACGTCCGATTGCTCTTCTAAACTCGCTTCGTTTTGGGGAGCTTTCTAACCCGAAGGTGAAATACCTTTTCGAAGAAGTAGTGGCTGGTATTGCAGGCTACGGTAACTGTATTGGGATCCCAACAGTAGGAGGAGAAGTTCAGTTTGACGCATCTTATGATGGCAATCCGCTCGTGAATGCAATGTGTGTCGGGTTAATTGACCATAAAGACATTCAGAAGGGAATTGCATCAGGAGCTGGCAATACGGTGATGTACGTAGGAGCTAGCACAGGACGTGACGGTATTCACGGCGCAACTTTCGCTTCTGAAGAATTGACAGATGCTTCTGACGAAAAGCGTCCTGCTGTTCAGGTTGGCGATCCATTTATGGAAAAGCTTCTACTTGAAGCGTGTCTTGAACTTGTTCATTGTGATGCGCTTGTCGGTATTCAGGACATGGGAGCTGCAGGACTAACTTCTTCTGCATCAGAAATGGCCAGTAAAGCAGGCATGGGACTTGAGATGAACCTTGATGAAGTACCACAACGTGAAAAGGGCATGACGCCTTATGAAATGATGCTGTCTGAATCGCAGGAACGGATGCTTGTTGTAGTGAAAAAAGGCCATGAAGCAGAGATTAAAGCCATTTCGGATCGCTGGGGACTTTTAGCGAAAGAAGTTGGCGTAGTGACAGAAGAGAAGAGGTTCCGTCTTCTTCATAAAGGTGAAGTGGTTGCAGATGTACCGGTCGATGCACTTGCCGAGGAAGCACCAGTTTACCATAAGCCATCTCGCATTCCGGAGTATTACATCGAGAATCAACAGCTTCATAAGCCAATTCCAGAAGTGGAAGATGCGAAGGAAATGCTTTATACACTACTAGGTCAGCCAACGATTTCAAGCAAAGAATGGGTCTTTGATCAGTATGATTATATGGTTCGTACGAATACGGTTGTGGCCCCGGGATCAGACGCAGCGGTTGTTCGCGTCCGCGGTACAAGAAAGGCGCTTGCCATGACGACCGACTGTAACTCACGCTATTTATACCTTGACCCTGAGGTCGGAGGTCAAATTGCAGTGGCAGAAGCGGCACGTAATATTGTTTGTTCCGGCGGCGAGCCACTTGCAATTACAGATTGCTTGAACTTTGGAAATCCCGAGAAACCAGAAATCTTCTGGCAGATTGAGAAAGCAACGGATGGGATGAGTGAAGCATGTCGCATGCTAAACGCTCCTGTTATCGGTGGAAATGTTTCACTCTATAATGAAACGAACGGCGTCGCAGTGTATCCAACGCCGGTTGTCGGTATGGTTGGACTTGTTCATGACCTTGATCATGTGACAACGCAAGCGTTCAAAGAAGAAGGGAATTTGATCTACATGCTTGGAGTCACGGGAGAAGATTTCGGTGGCAGTGAGCTTCAGAAATATCTGGATGGAAAGATTTCAGGTCAGGCGCCTTCACTCAATCTCGAAGTGGAAAAAGAGCGTCAAAATCAACTGTTAAGAGCGATTCAGGAAGGTCTTGTAGAATCAGCACATGACCTTGCAGAAGGCGGACTTAGCGTCGCGCTTGCTGAATCGTTAATTGGGACAGAATTTGGTGCGAATGTACGGATTGATGGCGATGTTACGACCGATCTCTTTAGTGAAACTCAATCTCGTTTTCTTGTATCCATCAAAGGGGAACATCAGCAGGCATTTGAGCAGCGAACTGGAGCAAAACTTATCGGTGAAGTGTCTGGTACAGGCGTTTTAACGCTTATGCATGAAGATGGAGAACATATCTTCGATGCTCCGGTTCAAGAGCTTGAAGCAGCCTGGAAAGGAGCCATTCCATGTTTGGTGAAATCAAAGGCTTAA
- the purC gene encoding phosphoribosylaminoimidazolesuccinocarboxamide synthase, with protein MEKEALLYEGKAKRIYATDEAEVVWVEYKDSATAYNGEKKATITGKGRLNNEITSLLFDYLKSAGIESHFIEKLSSTEQLVKRVSIVPLEVVVRNIAAGSFSKRTGVEEGKLLKQPIVEFYYKNDDLGDPLLTLDHVLELELATEETVQELKERALKINTLLRGYFLERDVKLVDFKLEFGITPEGNLMLADEISPDTCRLWDSKTNEKLDKDVFRRDIGNLTEAYEQILARLGGSESCTK; from the coding sequence ATGGAAAAAGAAGCGTTGTTGTACGAAGGAAAAGCGAAGAGAATTTATGCAACAGATGAAGCTGAGGTTGTCTGGGTCGAGTATAAAGACTCAGCTACAGCTTACAACGGTGAGAAGAAAGCCACGATCACAGGCAAAGGCCGCCTGAACAATGAAATAACAAGTCTGCTCTTTGATTACTTGAAGAGTGCTGGCATCGAAAGTCATTTTATTGAAAAATTATCTTCTACAGAGCAACTAGTGAAACGTGTATCGATTGTTCCGCTTGAAGTGGTTGTGCGTAACATTGCCGCTGGGAGCTTTTCCAAACGAACCGGTGTTGAAGAAGGAAAGCTACTAAAACAGCCGATCGTAGAATTCTATTACAAGAATGATGACCTTGGTGATCCTCTTCTAACGCTAGATCACGTGCTAGAACTTGAGCTTGCAACAGAAGAAACGGTTCAAGAATTGAAAGAACGCGCATTGAAGATTAATACGCTTTTACGTGGGTATTTCCTTGAACGTGATGTGAAGCTAGTCGATTTTAAACTCGAGTTCGGTATAACACCTGAAGGGAACTTAATGCTGGCAGATGAAATATCGCCTGATACGTGCAGGCTATGGGATAGCAAAACGAATGAAAAACTAGATAAAGATGTGTTTCGCAGAGATATTGGTAATCTGACAGAAGCGTACGAACAAATTCTAGCTCGTTTAGGGGGATCCGAATCATGTACAAAGTAA